The Calothrix sp. PCC 7507 DNA segment CAACATCCCCAGCTACAACATTGCTAGTTGTATGTTCGCTATTTGGATGATTATAAACACCAAACTCTTCAACCCCGCGTTGATGAAGAATTGCTTCTGCTTGAGCTATTTCTGCGTCTGTACCATCGATGATTACTAAATAGTCTCCTCGTTGTACCCGTTCGTTATAAACTCTGGCACGCTCTTCCGGAATGCCTAAACCAATCAATGCGCCAATTAAACTACCAGCCACCGCACCAATACCAGCCCCCGCTAGAGTTGTAGCCAAGGTAGTGGCTGCGGCTCCCGCAAGCATCACTGGTCCAATTCCCGGGATAGCTAAAGCACCAAGACCGACTAACAAGCCAGTCAAACCACCTAAAGCACCCCCTGTAGCTGCTCCGACTTTTGCACCGTCGTCAGCTTTATCGCCAACTCTTTCCTGCACTGGAGTACCAGCAATGTCATCTTCGCGATCTGCATCCCTAGCGATGACAGATACTCTATCCATTGGAAAGCCGGAATGTTTCAATTCATGCAGCGCTTGTTCGGCATTCCGACGATTAGAAAATACACCTACAGCACGCCTGTGCACACCTACAACCATGTCTACTTCTCCTAATAAAAAAATTACTTAATTCACAAAATTATTGCGGTCACTGTTCTACTTATACTTTTTTAGATATAAGAATTCATCAATCGCTTGGAAGAATTTTTATCTATATCATTAGGTATAGAAAATACTTTTATAGGACTAATATTTGATTTCTGAAATATACGTAGCCCACCAAAACCATGATACAGTCGGCATAGCCTAGGGTGTTGACTCTGTGCCTTTTTAGCAATTAAAAAAATCAGGCAAAATATGTTTAGTCATTGCGAGCGGAGCGAAACAATCATCGGCGATTGCTTCGCTCCGCTCGCAATGACACAAAAGTAGCGTGAACCAAAAACCAGGAAATTCCATCAAAGTCAACAGCCTAGGCATAACCCTACCTACAGCTACTTAGAGTTTTTCAATAATCAAATCAAATTGCTATAGAACTTATTTAGGCTATGTAAAAAAGAGGGACTAGGTAATAGAGAATAGGCATAATACCAATTCACAAAAATCTTGAGACATATACAATAAAGGAGAATCTAAAAGGGCAGGGGAAAGAAAACCAAACCCTTTCTGTAGAGAAGTTTTTATCATCTGCTCCTTACTTCCTGTCTCTTCGGTTACATGGGCAGAGTAATAATAAACTTTGTCCCCTCACCAGGCGTCGATAAACAGTTAATTTGTCCATTGTGTTTATCAACAATGATTTGGTAGCTGATCGCTAATCCCAGCCCGGTCCCCTTACCCACGGACTTGGTCGTAAAAAATTGCTCAAAAATTCTAGCTTGCACCTCAGCAAGCATACCTGGTCCGTTATCTTGAATACAAATTGTGACGGTTTGCCGCTGAGGATCAACCGATGTAGTAATGGTGATGATGTTTGGGTAAGCAGCAATATCTGGCTCAGAGTGGTTTTGATTGAGTTCATCGAATGCATCAATGGCATTGGCGATGATATTCATGAACACCTGGTTTAGTTGTCCGGGATAGCAACTGATTGCAGGTAGCTGACTGTATTGTGTGACAACCTGGATTTTAGGTCGCTCTCCCTTGCCTATAAGTCGATGTTTCAATAGCATTAAGGTGCTATCGATTCCTTCGTGAATCTGATATTCTACCTTAGATGCAATATCTGCACGAGCAAAAGTTCTCAGAGAGAGGCTGATATCTTTAAGGCGGGTAATTCCCTGGTGCATTGATGACAGTAGTTGCGGCAGATCCTCTGCCAGATACTCCAAGTCAATTTCTTCAACAAGCTCTTCAATTTCCGGGTCTGGCTGCGATAGCTTCTGTTGTTGGAGATTAACTAAGCGCAGCAGATTATTTGTATGTTCCTCAATATAGGATAAATTTCCGCCAACAAAACCAACTGGATTATTAATCTCATGACCAATACCTGCAACCAACTGCCCTAAAGTGGACATTTTCTCACTTTGGATTAGTTGTAGTTGGGTTTGTTGTAACTCCTGTAGAGATTGAGTGAGTTCTGCGGTGCGCTCTTGCACACGTTCTTCTAATGTGCGGGTGAGATGAGAAATTTTTAGGTGTAACTTTAAACGGGCAATGACTTCTTCATGTTGGAAGGGTTTGGTAATGTAGTCAACTGCACCAATTTCTAATCCCGCCACTTTGTCTGTAGAATCAGCAAGGGCAGTCATGAAAATCACCGGAATATTCTGAGTGATGGGATTGGTTTTTAGCCTGCGACAAGTTTCAAATCCATCAATACCTGCCATCATCACATCCAAGAGAATCAGATCGGGACGGGCATATTCTGTTTGTTCGATCGCTGACTCTCCATCTGTTGCCATGAGGGCTTTCCAGCCACACCCCTGAATCGCCTCAGATAGCACCTTGAGATTGTTTGGATTGTCATCCACCAACAGAATATGTATGGTTTTCGAGAGAGGAACAGCGATCATGGATGTAACTCCGTTGTGACAAATGATTTGAGGAACTTACGGATTTTTCCGGTTTGGAAATTAGCAGTGAGTTTGCTTAACTCTGTGGCGAAGGGAGTTAGTTGTTGGTTTTGCTCAATTAGCTCTCCTAACATTCCCTCTATCGCCGAGATATCCCCCATCATTGCCAAATGATAGAGTTGTTGCAAAACATCCTGGGATGGTAAAACCCACTCAGTTACCTGCTCACGTTGGGGAGGCAAAGATTGGGCATATATCCACTCCACTTTCAACAGCTCGCGCAGTCTATTAAGTAGTTCGTCAATCTGGAGGGGTTTGGCTAAGAATGCTGTTGCTCCTGCCTCTAAACTCCGCTGGCGATTTTCTTCAAAAACGCTGGCACTAGAGACGATAATGGGAATAGAACGGGTTTGCGGATTCCCTTGCAGGTGAACCATTAGCTCAAAACCATCCATATTCGGCATGGCTAGATCGAGCAGAATCACATCTGGATTGTGTTCAGTTGCCATCTGTAGTCCTTGTTTACCATCAGTTGCTTCCAGGGTTCGACAGCCAATTTCTTGGAGCAGATTCGTCAACATGGAACAGTGGTGGCGATCGTCATCGACAATGAGAATCTGAGGCCCACTACCCCGAATCCCGGTAATTTTCTGGGGATTTGGGAAGATCGCTCCTCCATACCAGTCATGATCAAGTGGTACCGGTACTGTCAAATCCAGCCAAAATACACTGCCTTCGCCCTGGTGACTCTGCACCTGAATTTGGCTCCCCATCAATGCCGCAATTCTTTGGCTAATGGCCAATCCCAAACCAGTACCTTCAGATCGCTGCCCTGCTTCACCCACTTGCTCAAAGGGCAAAAAGATTTTCTCCAGTTGCTCTGGTGACACCCCAATACCCGTATCTTCAATCTGAAAACGAATCTTGGGCATTGGGCATTGGGGACTGGGCAGAGGGGCAGGGTGCGGGGTGCAAGGGGGAGAATGAAAAATTACTTCTCCCCCTGCTCCCTGCTCCCTGCTCCCTGCCTCTTTATCTCCCCAGTCCCCAGTCCCCAGTACTTCTACTTTAAACGTCACACTACCGCTATCTGTAAATTTGATGGCGTTGCCCAGCAAGTTAATCAACACTTGCCGCAGCCGCTTTTCATCGACTTCAATGGCAAGTGGTAGGCGATCGCTAATTAAAACATTAAATGCAATCCCTTTCTGTTCTGCCCGGATACCACAAATCTCAGTCACACTATGTAAGAAATTGGGCAAATGCACATTAGTTACAACCAAATCCATTTTCCTCGCTTCTATCTTCGAGAGATCGAGAATGTCATTGATCAGCATCAACAGGTGCGATCCGCATTGGTAGATAATGCTGACTCCTTCGAGATTTTTAGCTGTCATGTTTGGCGCTGCTTCTAGTACCTGGGCAAAACCAAGGATGCCATTCAGAGGTGTACGTAGTTCGTGGCTCATATTGGCAAGAAACTCACTCTTGGCTTGATTGGCAGCATCGGCAGCTTGCTTTGCTTCAACCAATTCATGAGTTCGTTCTTCAACTTTTGTCTCCAGGGTTTTGGAATAATCTAAGAGTTGACTGTTGGCAATTTCTAGTTGGCGATTTGTTTCTTCTAACTTCTGCTGTTTATAGGCATTCGTTGTCGCGATCGCACTACTGATAAACGCGGCTAAGGCGGGTGTCACCGGAATCAAAACACCATGCAAAAACATCCCATAGCCACCCCCGATGCAGGCTCCACTGATGCCTACAGTTGCCCACAGAATTTTGCCACCGGGAATCCGCTGCTTACTACTCGATAACCACCAACAGCCCGTAGAACCAATCACAGACCAAAAAACAATCCAGAATGATAGAAACAGGCTAGAAACGCCGTGCAGGTTTGCTTTTCCTGTTTTTGCCCCTCGCACTAATTGATGAGCAATATTGGCATGAATAACGACACCTGGAGTCGGTTTTTGAGCATATACCCAGGAAGAAAAAGGTGTGCT contains these protein-coding regions:
- a CDS encoding CHASE2 domain-containing protein; this translates as MWQRLQAFIQRTRSVLIITPSVALTVIVGQSLGLFNLPEWKIRDEWVRQRASKAMPMAGYAYADEIVIVTIDELDIQSVRKWPVPDWALAQLLEKIRAQQPRAIGLDLYRDLPEGSGHEQLVQVFRNTPNLIGVEKITGERVNPPPELKKKDQVGLADLVLDGDRFVRRALLTAEDAKEQNTIKAGLATLVALKYLEAEKISLENIDPQKQKFRLGKEIYLPLQNQEAGYTDDNLRGYQILLNWYGTDAAFRQIPMRDVLAGRIPADVMRDRMVFIGSVASSTNDFFSTPFSSWVYAQKPTPGVVIHANIAHQLVRGAKTGKANLHGVSSLFLSFWIVFWSVIGSTGCWWLSSSKQRIPGGKILWATVGISGACIGGGYGMFLHGVLIPVTPALAAFISSAIATTNAYKQQKLEETNRQLEIANSQLLDYSKTLETKVEERTHELVEAKQAADAANQAKSEFLANMSHELRTPLNGILGFAQVLEAAPNMTAKNLEGVSIIYQCGSHLLMLINDILDLSKIEARKMDLVVTNVHLPNFLHSVTEICGIRAEQKGIAFNVLISDRLPLAIEVDEKRLRQVLINLLGNAIKFTDSGSVTFKVEVLGTGDWGDKEAGSREQGAGGEVIFHSPPCTPHPAPLPSPQCPMPKIRFQIEDTGIGVSPEQLEKIFLPFEQVGEAGQRSEGTGLGLAISQRIAALMGSQIQVQSHQGEGSVFWLDLTVPVPLDHDWYGGAIFPNPQKITGIRGSGPQILIVDDDRHHCSMLTNLLQEIGCRTLEATDGKQGLQMATEHNPDVILLDLAMPNMDGFELMVHLQGNPQTRSIPIIVSSASVFEENRQRSLEAGATAFLAKPLQIDELLNRLRELLKVEWIYAQSLPPQREQVTEWVLPSQDVLQQLYHLAMMGDISAIEGMLGELIEQNQQLTPFATELSKLTANFQTGKIRKFLKSFVTTELHP
- a CDS encoding response regulator gives rise to the protein MIAVPLSKTIHILLVDDNPNNLKVLSEAIQGCGWKALMATDGESAIEQTEYARPDLILLDVMMAGIDGFETCRRLKTNPITQNIPVIFMTALADSTDKVAGLEIGAVDYITKPFQHEEVIARLKLHLKISHLTRTLEERVQERTAELTQSLQELQQTQLQLIQSEKMSTLGQLVAGIGHEINNPVGFVGGNLSYIEEHTNNLLRLVNLQQQKLSQPDPEIEELVEEIDLEYLAEDLPQLLSSMHQGITRLKDISLSLRTFARADIASKVEYQIHEGIDSTLMLLKHRLIGKGERPKIQVVTQYSQLPAISCYPGQLNQVFMNIIANAIDAFDELNQNHSEPDIAAYPNIITITTSVDPQRQTVTICIQDNGPGMLAEVQARIFEQFFTTKSVGKGTGLGLAISYQIIVDKHNGQINCLSTPGEGTKFIITLPM